In Marinomonas posidonica IVIA-Po-181, a single window of DNA contains:
- a CDS encoding dimethylarginine dimethylaminohydrolase family protein: protein MANYGCQLMAEKMSKVLMRRPGDSLRQANQAQWHYNHLFDAEKAIQQFDAFTQLIIDSDCEIVWMEEGNDGLCDAMFTRDASLITKVGAIPLQMGKPLRAPEPELHKQTYEKLGIPILGQLTGDAKIEGGDTIWLNEKTLLVGMGFRSNQAGVAQLNELLNPHDIQVLGFDMPYWNGKDACLHLMSVISPLTESKYLVHPPLIPARLWQLLEAEGIECVIAPEDEFTASFGLNLNVLPTSPDQCIMIDGFPKTKQVMEEHGVTVTVFEGDALCMACEGGPTCLTNPILRETSQ, encoded by the coding sequence ATGGCGAATTATGGTTGTCAGCTGATGGCTGAAAAGATGTCAAAAGTATTAATGAGACGCCCAGGAGACAGTTTAAGACAAGCCAATCAAGCGCAATGGCACTACAACCATCTATTTGATGCCGAAAAAGCCATCCAACAGTTTGACGCTTTCACACAATTGATCATCGACAGTGACTGCGAGATTGTGTGGATGGAAGAAGGTAATGATGGACTGTGCGACGCCATGTTTACACGCGATGCTTCCCTCATCACCAAAGTAGGCGCCATCCCTTTGCAAATGGGCAAACCACTGCGAGCGCCAGAACCAGAGTTACACAAACAAACCTATGAAAAGCTGGGCATCCCGATTCTCGGCCAATTGACAGGCGACGCCAAAATCGAAGGCGGCGACACCATTTGGTTGAACGAAAAGACCTTATTGGTCGGTATGGGGTTTCGCTCCAATCAAGCTGGCGTTGCACAACTCAATGAGTTACTTAATCCACATGACATTCAAGTACTTGGCTTTGACATGCCTTACTGGAACGGTAAAGACGCTTGTTTACACCTAATGTCTGTTATATCACCGTTAACCGAGAGCAAGTACCTAGTGCATCCTCCTCTGATTCCAGCACGATTGTGGCAATTACTGGAAGCCGAAGGCATTGAATGTGTTATCGCACCAGAAGATGAGTTCACCGCCTCCTTTGGCTTAAACCTGAATGTTCTGCCTACTTCACCAGATCAATGCATCATGATCGATGGCTTTCCAAAGACCAAACAAGTTATGGAAGAACATGGTGTGACAGTGACGGTATTTGAAGGGGACGCTTTGTGTATGGCATGTGAAGGTGGACCCACTTGCCTTACCAACCCAATCCTACGTGAAACAAGCCAATAA
- the hrpB gene encoding ATP-dependent helicase HrpB: MTSSLPIHAILPDLLQTLLEQDQAILEAAPGAGKTSVVPLALMDQAWNQGRKIVMLEPRRLAAKAAAKRLADTLKEPVGKHIGYRIRHDTKESKETQVLVVTEGVLTRMLQDDPSLSDISLVIFDEFHERNLHSDLAFALCLQARELYRDEDPLKLLVMSATLDTTLLEQRLNCTSLTSTGRSFPVRAHYANKTLKTVEVIDEVARLTLAAYQAESGNILVFLPGQKEIRQLHQQLQAQLSEQPHLTIMPLYGDLSLEQQEQVIKATVPPKRKIVLATAIAQTSLTIEGIGVVVDSGLSREARFDANTATTRLHTRRATQAETIQRMGRAGRTQAGVCYRWWSEEQQHRLAPQAQPQIECVDLSAVTLNLAQWGVQDRLELDWITPPPESHFQQSIDVLRHLNAIEATNLTLTPHGEQMSKLNLEPRLAQILLLGKQWGETELACQACALLSEGDPFSQQDSDFSMRLEWLANKSPISTQKPKHFYLQSLRQWQNRSQNLKQTKQQIDLKQGVVLGTLLAGAYADRIAQRLPSQAKQNAQSTRFKLANGRIATLDSRDSNAQADYLLVLDIGGHQGQQEDRIFLAQSLDISALSHALPHLLKTRSHLAWSKSEARLISEQQTWIGKLCLHRKQSAQFDPQQITEAMLQHIRQTGLDTLPWQDDSSQLIARIQFAASHDTQDWPDMADQGLLDRLAEWLGPYLTNITTQNALNKLPLKQILLDSLSWEQQRRLNEYIPDRLAVASGNQHKIDYRQQPPKLSVKLQEVFGMTQTPSVLGQNLTLELLSPNQRPLAVTHDLPFFWREAYPEVKKEMRGRYPKHPWPDDPLAAQATAKTNRALRASQ, from the coding sequence TCAAGGACGCAAGATAGTCATGTTGGAACCCCGTCGTTTAGCTGCCAAAGCGGCCGCGAAGCGATTGGCTGATACGTTAAAAGAGCCGGTAGGAAAACACATAGGTTATCGTATTCGTCACGACACCAAAGAAAGCAAAGAGACGCAAGTCTTGGTGGTCACCGAAGGCGTCCTAACTCGCATGTTGCAAGATGATCCTTCACTGAGTGATATATCACTTGTTATTTTCGATGAATTTCATGAGCGCAACCTCCACTCTGATCTGGCCTTTGCCTTATGTTTACAGGCACGAGAACTGTATCGCGATGAAGATCCTTTGAAACTACTGGTCATGTCCGCGACCCTCGATACGACCTTATTAGAACAACGTCTCAACTGCACCAGTCTCACCAGTACTGGTCGTAGCTTTCCTGTCAGAGCGCATTACGCCAACAAAACGCTGAAAACCGTCGAGGTTATTGATGAAGTGGCCCGTTTAACTTTGGCCGCCTATCAAGCAGAAAGTGGTAACATTCTGGTCTTCTTACCGGGTCAAAAAGAAATTAGACAACTCCATCAACAGCTTCAGGCACAGCTGAGTGAGCAACCACATTTAACCATTATGCCCTTGTATGGAGACCTTAGCTTGGAACAACAAGAGCAGGTCATCAAGGCAACCGTACCCCCTAAACGTAAAATAGTATTGGCGACGGCCATTGCGCAAACGAGCTTAACCATTGAAGGAATTGGGGTGGTGGTTGACAGTGGCCTGAGCCGTGAAGCCAGATTTGATGCCAATACCGCTACCACGCGCTTGCATACTCGTCGCGCGACACAAGCCGAAACGATTCAGCGCATGGGACGAGCAGGTCGTACTCAGGCGGGGGTTTGCTACCGTTGGTGGAGTGAAGAACAGCAGCATCGCTTAGCGCCACAAGCCCAACCTCAGATAGAATGCGTCGACCTAAGTGCTGTGACACTTAATCTGGCTCAATGGGGTGTACAAGATCGCTTAGAGCTTGATTGGATCACACCTCCACCCGAAAGCCACTTTCAACAATCCATTGATGTATTACGTCATTTAAATGCCATCGAAGCGACTAACCTGACATTGACGCCTCATGGTGAACAAATGAGTAAATTGAATTTAGAGCCAAGGCTGGCGCAAATTCTCTTGTTAGGCAAACAATGGGGAGAAACCGAGCTGGCCTGCCAAGCCTGTGCCCTATTGTCAGAAGGCGATCCGTTCTCTCAGCAGGATAGTGACTTTTCAATGCGCTTAGAATGGCTGGCCAATAAAAGCCCGATATCGACTCAAAAACCAAAACATTTTTATCTGCAATCTCTAAGGCAATGGCAAAATCGCAGCCAAAATCTCAAGCAAACAAAACAACAAATTGATCTTAAACAAGGTGTCGTACTGGGCACATTACTAGCAGGCGCTTATGCTGATCGTATCGCTCAACGCCTTCCCTCACAGGCTAAACAAAACGCTCAAAGCACGCGTTTTAAATTAGCCAATGGCCGTATTGCCACACTGGACAGTCGCGACTCAAATGCTCAAGCGGACTACCTTCTGGTCTTAGATATTGGTGGTCATCAAGGTCAACAAGAAGACCGTATTTTTCTTGCCCAATCATTGGATATCTCCGCCTTATCACATGCCTTGCCGCACCTACTGAAAACTCGTTCTCATCTGGCGTGGTCAAAATCGGAAGCGCGCCTTATCAGTGAACAGCAAACCTGGATTGGTAAGCTCTGTTTACATCGCAAGCAGTCTGCTCAATTCGATCCTCAACAAATCACCGAGGCAATGCTACAACACATTCGCCAGACGGGGCTCGATACGCTACCTTGGCAAGACGATAGCTCACAATTGATAGCACGCATTCAATTTGCCGCCAGTCATGACACTCAGGATTGGCCAGACATGGCGGATCAGGGCTTACTCGATAGACTAGCGGAATGGTTAGGCCCCTATTTGACCAACATCACAACGCAAAATGCCTTAAATAAACTGCCCCTTAAGCAAATCCTGCTGGACAGTTTGTCATGGGAACAACAGCGCAGATTGAATGAATACATACCGGATCGCTTAGCTGTTGCTTCAGGCAATCAGCATAAGATAGATTACCGCCAGCAACCGCCTAAACTCAGTGTCAAACTACAAGAAGTGTTTGGCATGACACAAACACCCAGTGTTCTAGGACAAAATTTAACCCTAGAATTGCTGTCCCCTAATCAACGTCCATTGGCCGTCACCCATGACCTGCCTTTCTTTTGGCGAGAGGCTTACCCAGAAGTAAAAAAGGAAATGCGCGGTCGTTACCCAAAACACCCTTGGCCTGACGATCCTTTAGCGGCACAAGCCACCGCAAAGACCAACCGAGCCTTACGAGCTTCTCAATAA
- a CDS encoding oxidoreductase family protein — protein sequence MLEAFMSPEIFIKRSLAADSVVRADIIQSLWSGYGEIVRYQVAAQSLSGSSVILKTIRLDQVMAHPRGWQSERSHQRKLTSYRVEAHWYANWSDQVKRLARIPICYAVHQTDDLIYILLEDMDEAGFPRRYGHLEWEACLPILDWLANFHSRFIGVKSTPDNGLWPRGTYWHLATRPDEWQAMVDGELKDSASRIDEILSQARFQTLLHGDAKVANFCFSELGDQVAAVDFQYIGRGVGVQDVAYFLGSCLDEASLTEHLSYLLEYYYAELARCLVAQGESADLASEVCVEWRSLFDIAWADFHRFILGWSPTHAKNTAFSQMVTARALALLRSS from the coding sequence ATGCTTGAGGCTTTTATGTCACCAGAAATATTTATTAAGCGCAGTTTGGCGGCTGACTCCGTCGTCCGTGCAGACATCATTCAATCTCTGTGGAGTGGATATGGCGAGATTGTTCGTTATCAAGTGGCTGCCCAAAGCCTGTCCGGCTCATCGGTTATCTTGAAGACGATTCGTTTAGATCAAGTTATGGCTCATCCACGGGGCTGGCAATCAGAACGCTCCCATCAGCGCAAGTTAACATCCTATCGAGTTGAAGCACATTGGTATGCTAATTGGAGCGATCAAGTAAAACGGTTGGCGAGGATCCCTATTTGTTATGCCGTGCACCAAACTGACGACTTGATCTACATATTACTTGAGGACATGGATGAGGCCGGTTTTCCACGTCGTTACGGCCATTTAGAATGGGAAGCTTGTTTGCCTATATTGGACTGGTTGGCAAACTTTCATAGTCGTTTTATTGGTGTAAAGTCGACGCCTGATAATGGGTTGTGGCCACGAGGGACGTATTGGCATTTGGCGACTCGTCCTGACGAATGGCAGGCAATGGTTGACGGTGAGTTGAAGGACTCAGCGAGTCGCATTGATGAAATCTTGTCACAAGCGCGTTTTCAAACCTTGCTACATGGTGATGCTAAGGTAGCCAATTTTTGTTTTTCTGAATTGGGTGATCAGGTTGCGGCAGTAGATTTTCAGTACATAGGCCGAGGTGTTGGGGTACAAGATGTGGCCTATTTTCTTGGTAGTTGTCTAGACGAAGCTAGCTTAACAGAGCATCTTAGTTATTTATTAGAGTATTACTACGCTGAGCTAGCCCGCTGTTTAGTGGCGCAAGGCGAATCGGCTGATTTGGCGTCAGAGGTTTGTGTGGAATGGCGCTCACTATTCGATATCGCTTGGGCCGATTTTCATCGCTTTATATTAGGTTGGAGCCCAACTCACGCGAAAAATACAGCCTTCAGTCAAATGGTTACAGCACGAGCATTGGCATTATTGAGAAGCTCGTAA